A window from Candidatus Bathyarchaeota archaeon A05DMB-5 encodes these proteins:
- a CDS encoding glycosyltransferase: MILKQSKKMKAPLRVFIAFFHPKTSVTAMGGAEKRLVETLKFFCRERDLQITVLEATPSLLQNPQITCRKEFVTVNLHAKGWLGTYLEWAVWIWKAFFKSLFLFCRVKPQVVLVPNNTLPNLFLGCFVAWIFKTPLCIVVHHVDTPFSRHASKNYSLYTCYRSIRYSRFVSLAKTVATYMSFSLLKRAQGIIAVSNFTVKTLRNIGVSKARIVLSGNALDLNFIEAVEPFSAGKVFDGIFVGRIAKEKGVFDLLKMWKNVVKVRKEAKLLLVGSGLELSIVKKKVSVLGLENKVCLHGRCSDKELYSLLKSSKIFIFPSLFEGWGIAVAEALACGLPVVAYDIPALREVFGNCKSVFLVPVRNVENMTATVLDILNVNDKEWRELSFFSKSYSRQFCWEEVAKEDLKLLRIFKKDA; encoded by the coding sequence ATGATTCTGAAACAATCCAAAAAGATGAAGGCGCCACTTAGAGTTTTTATTGCTTTTTTTCATCCTAAAACTTCTGTAACCGCCATGGGAGGCGCCGAGAAAAGGTTAGTTGAAACGTTAAAATTTTTTTGCAGAGAACGGGACTTACAAATAACAGTTTTGGAAGCCACTCCAAGCCTCCTACAAAACCCACAAATAACGTGCAGAAAAGAGTTTGTTACGGTAAATCTCCACGCAAAAGGCTGGTTAGGCACGTATTTGGAATGGGCTGTTTGGATTTGGAAGGCCTTTTTCAAAAGTCTTTTCCTTTTTTGTCGCGTAAAACCTCAGGTTGTTTTGGTTCCAAACAACACTTTGCCTAACCTTTTTTTAGGCTGCTTTGTTGCTTGGATATTTAAGACGCCACTATGCATCGTCGTTCATCATGTTGACACACCATTTTCGCGGCATGCCTCAAAGAATTATTCGCTTTACACTTGTTACCGAAGCATACGCTATAGCAGATTTGTCTCGTTAGCCAAAACGGTAGCGACTTACATGAGTTTTTCTCTTCTAAAAAGAGCACAGGGAATAATAGCTGTTTCAAACTTCACAGTGAAAACGTTAAGAAACATTGGAGTCTCCAAAGCGAGAATCGTCCTCAGCGGAAACGCTCTAGATTTAAATTTTATAGAGGCTGTTGAGCCTTTCTCGGCTGGAAAAGTTTTTGACGGAATCTTCGTTGGCAGAATCGCTAAAGAAAAAGGAGTTTTTGATTTGCTGAAAATGTGGAAAAATGTTGTTAAAGTCAGGAAAGAGGCAAAGCTCTTACTCGTTGGAAGCGGGCTTGAACTTTCCATTGTTAAAAAGAAAGTTTCTGTTTTAGGTTTAGAAAATAAGGTTTGCCTACATGGAAGATGCAGCGACAAAGAATTATACAGTTTGTTAAAGTCAAGCAAAATTTTCATTTTTCCAAGTCTTTTTGAAGGTTGGGGAATTGCTGTTGCTGAGGCTTTGGCGTGTGGCTTGCCAGTAGTGGCTTATGATATTCCCGCGTTAAGAGAGGTTTTTGGAAACTGCAAAAGCGTTTTTTTGGTTCCAGTAAGAAATGTTGAGAATATGACTGCGACGGTTTTGGATATCTTAAACGTTAACGATAAGGAATGGCGTGAATTAAGCTTTTTTTCAAAGTCTTATTCGCGGCAATTTTGTTGGGAAGAAGTTGCTAAAGAAGATTTGAAGCTGCTTAGAATATTTAAAAAAGATGCTTAG
- a CDS encoding TIGR00289 family protein, with product MRVAVLATGGKDSTLALYRVLHAGHEVKYLVSMIPLREDSWMFHYPNIRLMDLFAQAVKIPLVKAETSGIKEIEVEDLKRLIGTLDVDAVVSGAIASNYQKIRIEKICEQLKLKCITPLWGENPLNLIKEILQHRFETIITGVYAYGFSREWLGRKIDEATVKDLIELNRQYGISIVGDGGEYETLVLDAPFFKKRISIIEAKKTWKNQSGYFLVTKAILENK from the coding sequence ATGCGTGTTGCGGTTTTAGCCACTGGTGGAAAGGATTCTACCTTAGCGCTTTACAGAGTCTTACACGCAGGTCATGAAGTGAAATATCTGGTAAGCATGATTCCATTAAGAGAAGACAGCTGGATGTTTCATTATCCGAACATTCGCTTAATGGATTTGTTTGCACAAGCCGTTAAAATTCCACTTGTAAAAGCAGAGACGTCTGGAATAAAAGAGATAGAAGTTGAAGACCTTAAACGTTTAATTGGGACGCTTGACGTGGACGCAGTGGTCTCCGGCGCAATTGCCTCAAACTATCAAAAAATAAGAATTGAAAAAATCTGTGAACAACTGAAACTAAAATGTATAACACCACTTTGGGGAGAAAACCCATTAAACCTTATCAAAGAAATTCTACAACACCGATTTGAGACCATAATCACTGGAGTTTACGCATATGGCTTTAGCCGAGAATGGCTTGGAAGAAAAATCGATGAAGCCACAGTTAAGGATTTAATTGAGTTAAATAGGCAATATGGAATTTCTATTGTTGGCGACGGAGGCGAATACGAGACACTCGTGCTTGACGCGCCTTTTTTCAAAAAACGAATAAGCATTATCGAAGCGAAGAAGACGTGGAAAAATCAAAGCGGATATTTTCTTGTCACTAAAGCAATACTCGAGAACAAATGA
- a CDS encoding site-2 protease family protein, whose amino-acid sequence MTEIPNETSEAQFDQAYFEQITALVTAEFQVEEALIEHNVPTYFLKQPQETKNAFLRLLDNLEKMNLIAILRKRDGKIVLKVVRKPPTKPSNILVNWLLFFATIGTTFATGYLISPAMINPLISGATFTVAIMAVLGAHEMGHKLTANKRKVDSSPPYFIPGPPPVGQVFGIGTFGAVIMQKSLPRNRDALFDIGASGPLIGFVITVIVTFVGLALSPVVYRLPEGPFGSFPILFDLIGTALSFLGVYGRGNIILIHPVAFAGFIGMIVTMLNLLPAGMLDGGHVATSILGGKMRGILNVVAIVFLVIYGYYPMAFFVLFLSLFRHPGPLDDVSSLSKTRKYVIPVLFIVFILCGITLPPPQVHSLKVDSNVLGVNFWIQYAESEYFRSSAPWESTLAEGTYFILVNSTITIGGTVYTFLRWEDGSTNLNRTVTLNQDMVVFANYTMSAPLF is encoded by the coding sequence ATGACTGAAATACCAAACGAAACCTCTGAAGCACAATTTGACCAAGCATATTTTGAACAAATAACCGCGCTTGTGACTGCAGAGTTCCAAGTGGAAGAGGCGTTGATAGAACATAACGTTCCAACATACTTTTTAAAACAACCTCAAGAAACAAAAAACGCATTTTTAAGATTGTTGGACAATCTGGAAAAGATGAATTTAATAGCGATTTTACGAAAACGTGACGGTAAAATTGTCTTAAAAGTGGTTCGGAAACCGCCTACAAAACCAAGCAACATTCTGGTCAATTGGTTATTGTTTTTTGCTACTATTGGAACGACGTTTGCGACTGGATACTTGATTTCTCCTGCAATGATTAACCCGCTCATAAGTGGAGCAACATTCACGGTTGCGATAATGGCTGTTCTTGGAGCGCATGAAATGGGACACAAACTAACCGCGAACAAAAGGAAAGTGGATTCGTCACCGCCATATTTCATTCCTGGTCCGCCGCCTGTTGGACAAGTGTTTGGCATCGGTACTTTCGGTGCAGTTATAATGCAGAAATCTTTGCCGCGAAACAGAGACGCGTTATTTGACATAGGCGCAAGTGGGCCGTTGATAGGATTTGTTATTACCGTTATTGTCACTTTTGTTGGTCTTGCGCTCTCGCCAGTAGTGTACAGGCTTCCTGAGGGACCGTTTGGGTCGTTTCCGATTCTCTTCGACCTTATAGGAACAGCGTTGAGTTTTCTTGGTGTGTATGGACGCGGTAATATAATTCTTATACATCCTGTTGCTTTTGCAGGTTTCATAGGCATGATTGTTACTATGCTGAATTTGTTGCCGGCAGGCATGTTAGATGGTGGTCATGTTGCAACGTCTATTTTAGGCGGAAAAATGAGGGGCATATTGAATGTTGTAGCAATTGTTTTTCTTGTAATCTATGGATATTATCCCATGGCGTTTTTTGTTCTGTTTTTGTCTCTTTTTAGGCATCCTGGACCTTTAGATGATGTGTCTTCTCTCTCAAAAACGCGGAAATACGTGATTCCCGTGCTCTTTATAGTTTTTATTCTTTGCGGGATAACTCTTCCTCCACCGCAAGTTCACTCTCTCAAAGTAGACTCTAATGTGCTTGGAGTTAATTTTTGGATACAATACGCGGAGTCTGAATATTTCCGAAGCAGTGCTCCTTGGGAAAGCACGTTGGCTGAAGGAACCTACTTTATTCTTGTTAACTCAACCATTACAATTGGAGGAACAGTCTATACATTTTTGCGGTGGGAAGACGGAAGCACTAATCTGAATAGGACTGTGACTCTTAATCAAGATATGGTAGTCTTTGCTAACTATACAATGAGTGCGCCATTGTTCTAG
- a CDS encoding class I SAM-dependent methyltransferase → MEEGELEKYWDYVALEAKDFEKILRLEKWRKVARNWLADYADKRAYDFVLKVIENVIKLNKPAKILDVGCGPGKWSILFAKKFGSTTAIDVSPKMVLLARENARKHNLENVDFYTMSVSKLNFPDETYDLVNCVTVLQHVLNDDDWRSAVHEMVRVTKTGGHILLFETAPNLAIIRRTRHLSIRTMRQYIDEFKKVGARFIYWRAVDLSLPITFFGLKTYSASFNKKVYYFMSKRMLFSAGFLSFLSLAATVLAELIDYRFAETPLSYLSAGRILLFKKVKA, encoded by the coding sequence TTGGAAGAAGGAGAACTAGAAAAATACTGGGATTATGTGGCTTTAGAGGCTAAAGATTTTGAGAAAATACTTCGATTAGAAAAGTGGAGAAAAGTTGCGAGAAACTGGCTTGCTGATTATGCTGATAAGAGGGCGTACGATTTTGTATTAAAAGTTATAGAGAATGTAATTAAATTAAATAAGCCTGCGAAAATTCTTGATGTAGGATGCGGTCCGGGAAAATGGTCAATACTCTTCGCCAAGAAATTCGGTTCAACAACCGCGATAGATGTAAGCCCAAAAATGGTTCTTTTAGCCAGAGAAAACGCCAGAAAACATAATTTAGAAAATGTCGATTTTTACACAATGAGTGTTTCAAAACTGAATTTTCCAGATGAAACATATGATCTTGTCAACTGCGTGACAGTGCTACAGCATGTGCTTAATGATGACGATTGGCGAAGTGCAGTACATGAGATGGTTAGAGTGACAAAAACTGGGGGACACATATTACTGTTTGAGACAGCGCCTAATTTAGCCATAATAAGGCGTACAAGGCATCTTTCAATAAGGACCATGCGGCAATACATTGATGAATTCAAGAAGGTAGGAGCACGCTTCATCTATTGGCGTGCGGTAGATCTTTCTTTGCCTATAACCTTTTTTGGATTGAAAACTTATTCTGCCTCATTTAACAAAAAAGTCTATTACTTCATGTCTAAGCGTATGTTGTTTTCTGCTGGTTTTCTGTCATTCTTGTCGCTTGCAGCAACTGTTTTGGCTGAGTTGATAGATTATCGATTTGCTGAAACTCCTTTGAGTTATCTTTCTGCTGGGCGAATTCTCTTATTTAAAAAAGTCAAAGCGTAA
- a CDS encoding glycosyltransferase family 4 protein, whose amino-acid sequence MKIAILYSHLKELGGAERVILKQVDLLHKRGHDTECFFAYVDKNLRKESANPHCFTKSFFRSLIPNNAATRIILSLPLAPIALSAFDEKDILICHGYGPGPWIGYLNKKIRGTRYISYIHSPPRFLYLDRRERALWRFNDVREIIFKLSKIAGPVLKEIDYVSVVNSDFVLANSFFTARRIRAIYGVPAEVCYPPVDTESFRILDEKTVQEFRKGFGWPLILSSGRIVAVKRWEWLLEIMSYITKEFPSVTLAITGEISKDNIQYIQMLRKRAKRLRIDKNLRFLGFRLQEELVRLYNAADVYVYSVPREDFGLGPVEAMACGTPAVVWDDGGGPCETVINGETGFRATPYDMRDFAEKTLKAAEMDKTEIGKSTRSFVEKNFSCEKHFKILEETIYKLL is encoded by the coding sequence TTGAAAATTGCAATACTTTATAGCCACTTGAAAGAATTGGGCGGAGCAGAAAGAGTAATTCTTAAACAAGTTGATTTGCTCCATAAAAGAGGGCACGACACGGAATGCTTCTTTGCATACGTAGACAAAAACTTGCGCAAGGAATCAGCTAATCCTCACTGTTTCACAAAAAGCTTCTTCCGCTCGTTGATTCCGAATAATGCAGCAACGAGAATAATTTTGTCGCTGCCTCTGGCGCCCATAGCCCTATCCGCATTTGACGAAAAGGACATTCTCATATGCCACGGATACGGTCCAGGTCCATGGATTGGCTACCTAAATAAAAAAATTAGAGGCACACGATATATCAGTTACATTCATTCACCTCCCAGATTTCTCTATTTAGACCGAAGAGAAAGAGCGCTATGGAGGTTTAACGATGTGCGTGAAATAATTTTCAAGTTAAGCAAAATTGCTGGTCCAGTGTTGAAGGAAATTGACTATGTAAGTGTGGTAAATTCAGATTTTGTTTTGGCAAACAGTTTCTTCACGGCAAGGCGAATTCGCGCCATCTACGGTGTGCCTGCAGAAGTTTGTTATCCTCCAGTCGACACAGAAAGTTTCAGAATTCTTGATGAAAAAACAGTCCAAGAGTTTCGGAAGGGTTTCGGTTGGCCTCTGATTCTTTCAAGTGGAAGAATTGTTGCCGTAAAGCGTTGGGAATGGCTCCTAGAAATAATGAGCTACATAACAAAAGAGTTTCCTTCAGTAACCTTAGCCATAACTGGCGAAATTTCGAAAGACAACATCCAATACATCCAAATGCTTAGGAAACGTGCTAAAAGACTGAGAATCGATAAGAATCTTAGGTTTCTGGGATTTAGGTTGCAGGAAGAACTTGTCAGACTGTATAATGCTGCGGATGTTTACGTTTACTCGGTTCCGAGGGAAGATTTTGGGTTGGGTCCAGTTGAGGCTATGGCATGTGGAACGCCCGCGGTTGTGTGGGACGATGGTGGTGGACCATGCGAAACCGTGATTAATGGCGAGACTGGTTTCAGAGCGACGCCGTATGATATGAGAGACTTTGCTGAGAAAACTTTGAAAGCTGCTGAAATGGATAAGACAGAAATTGGAAAGAGCACACGTAGCTTTGTTGAAAAGAATTTTTCCTGTGAAAAGCATTTTAAGATTTTGGAAGAAACAATTTATAAGCTGTTATAG
- a CDS encoding rhomboid family intramembrane serine protease: MFPLRDLTRSLRTPHVNRLILTANIVVFIVFWLASFNVILNVEFAEDMNQNFTMYPYQIVNGQRLYTIITSMFMHDPSGLMEGLLHLLGNMLYLYIFGDNVEDTFGHAGYLIFYLVCGITAALSHVASIFFAPTIGNLIGIPSSSDLMTGVVGASGAISGVLGAYLILYPKSRILTLVFFGWPIIVPIPAVIFLGFWFIMQWFYGFFDISGGVAYWAHIGGFIAGMILALIFGRRMKKARDAKRSF; this comes from the coding sequence TTGTTTCCGTTAAGAGACTTAACACGGTCTTTGCGAACGCCACATGTAAATCGCCTAATATTAACTGCGAACATTGTTGTTTTCATAGTTTTCTGGCTGGCCAGCTTCAACGTAATTTTAAATGTTGAGTTTGCGGAGGACATGAACCAAAATTTTACGATGTACCCTTACCAAATAGTTAATGGACAGCGACTTTACACGATTATAACTTCGATGTTTATGCATGACCCGTCAGGGCTGATGGAAGGGCTTCTCCATTTACTTGGTAACATGCTTTATCTTTACATTTTCGGAGATAATGTAGAAGACACTTTTGGACATGCTGGTTACTTAATATTTTATCTTGTTTGCGGAATAACTGCGGCATTATCACATGTAGCGAGCATATTTTTTGCACCCACAATAGGCAACTTAATCGGCATTCCATCCAGTTCAGACTTGATGACGGGTGTTGTTGGGGCTTCAGGAGCAATTTCAGGAGTTTTGGGTGCGTATCTTATACTTTATCCGAAGTCAAGAATTCTCACACTGGTTTTCTTTGGGTGGCCGATAATAGTTCCAATTCCAGCGGTAATTTTTCTTGGCTTCTGGTTCATAATGCAATGGTTTTATGGATTCTTCGACATCTCTGGAGGAGTTGCTTATTGGGCACACATAGGCGGCTTCATTGCGGGAATGATTTTAGCTCTCATTTTTGGGCGGAGAATGAAAAAGGCTCGAGATGCCAAGCGCAGTTTTTAG
- a CDS encoding glycosyltransferase family 2 protein, with product MKCFIILPCFNEERNIKPLIHSINEVLESQLPYKIIAVNDGSYDQTCEILKDLSMDYPVEILEHPRNMGLGAALRTGLLAVAEESFEDDFVVIMDSDNTHNPKHVLDMVLAAENADVVVGSRYIKGGAQLNVPIHRVVLSKAINLLVRKLFQLPLKDATSGFRCFRAVLVKRLSDAFQDSIIESEGFTASLELLLKAVRSGGVVAEVPILLDYGKKGGASKMRLFSTIINYVILLFRFRKLNSSKRFC from the coding sequence ATGAAGTGTTTCATAATTCTTCCATGCTTCAACGAAGAAAGAAACATAAAACCTCTCATTCACTCGATAAACGAGGTTCTCGAATCGCAGCTTCCTTACAAAATTATTGCAGTAAACGACGGGAGCTACGACCAAACCTGCGAGATTCTTAAAGACTTGTCAATGGATTATCCTGTTGAAATCCTTGAGCATCCTCGTAATATGGGTTTAGGAGCTGCCTTAAGAACTGGCCTGCTTGCTGTTGCGGAGGAGTCTTTTGAAGATGACTTTGTGGTAATTATGGATTCTGATAATACGCATAATCCGAAGCATGTTTTGGACATGGTGCTTGCAGCTGAAAATGCGGATGTTGTAGTTGGGTCTCGCTACATAAAAGGTGGAGCACAATTGAATGTGCCTATTCACCGAGTGGTTTTAAGCAAAGCAATTAACCTTCTAGTGAGAAAGTTGTTTCAGTTGCCTCTGAAAGATGCAACGAGTGGTTTTCGATGTTTTAGAGCGGTTCTGGTGAAGCGGCTTAGTGACGCTTTCCAAGATAGTATTATTGAATCTGAGGGTTTTACTGCTTCTTTGGAGTTACTGCTTAAGGCGGTTCGTTCCGGAGGCGTGGTTGCTGAAGTTCCGATTCTTCTTGATTATGGAAAAAAAGGTGGCGCTAGTAAGATGAGGCTTTTTTCAACGATTATTAATTATGTGATTCTGCTTTTTAGATTTAGAAAATTGAATAGTTCAAAACGTTTTTGTTAG
- a CDS encoding 50S ribosomal protein L15e, with protein sequence MAYKYIAEAWSKPEKSFVDELMRQRLIEWRKQQAITRIEKPTRLDRARKLGYKAKQGFVMVRVRVRRGGLRKQRPKAGRRPKRMGVKKFKPAKSLRLIAEERAARKFPNLEVLNSYWVGEDGRSKWFEIIMVDPHHPSIKNDKNISWICQKQHKKRVFRSLTSAGKKVRGLRNKGRGAEKVRPSRKAARGD encoded by the coding sequence ATGGCATACAAATACATTGCTGAAGCTTGGTCAAAGCCGGAGAAATCCTTCGTAGACGAGTTAATGCGCCAAAGGTTGATAGAGTGGCGAAAGCAACAAGCAATAACCCGCATAGAAAAACCAACACGTTTAGACAGAGCAAGAAAGCTGGGCTACAAAGCAAAACAAGGCTTCGTGATGGTTCGCGTACGCGTCAGACGTGGAGGCTTAAGAAAACAAAGACCAAAAGCTGGAAGAAGACCAAAAAGAATGGGTGTTAAAAAGTTTAAGCCTGCCAAAAGCCTAAGACTAATCGCAGAAGAAAGAGCCGCTAGAAAGTTTCCAAACCTTGAGGTTCTCAACTCTTACTGGGTAGGCGAAGATGGACGCTCAAAATGGTTCGAAATCATCATGGTCGACCCCCACCATCCTTCAATAAAAAATGACAAAAACATCAGTTGGATATGTCAAAAACAACATAAAAAACGAGTTTTCAGAAGCCTAACAAGCGCAGGCAAAAAAGTTAGAGGCTTAAGAAACAAGGGACGCGGAGCCGAAAAAGTTAGACCGAGCAGAAAAGCAGCCAGAGGAGACTAG
- a CDS encoding NAD(P)/FAD-dependent oxidoreductase, which yields MEKFDVVVVGAGTAGCLAAKTTAEAGLKVCIVERKKREEIGEKICGDALGEHHLKSVGLEKPQGGELEKRIEGIKIYSPDLETVFNIHHEDFVGYLLNRRLFGQWLLKKALDEGAVLLDSTLCLEPVIEKSFVTGVMVKDVKACRNLQLKSKVVVDASGFPAVIRRKLPEAMKIETEIANEDVEACYREIRQLKQETKNTDYCEIYLNQKITPGGYTWIFPKGGAKVNVGLGVCMHGNFPNPKNQLYKHILTKPLFEGSLLLTGGAWYDPTRRPLDNMVGNGIAILGDAACLVNPIHGGGIGPSMLSGYLAGKTIAEALEKGDASQESLWSYNCKYMEMYGTKQAGLDAFRMLLLTCRDEDLSYGMKYRLLTEEDVLKAGLGEEFHLNITETAKRVFKGLKRIRFLNKLRITANLMKQIKAHYKNYPEAPENFEKWQRKTEALFKEARAKLVE from the coding sequence TTGGAGAAGTTTGACGTTGTTGTGGTCGGCGCTGGAACGGCAGGTTGCCTAGCAGCGAAAACAACTGCCGAGGCAGGCTTAAAAGTTTGCATAGTTGAACGGAAAAAGCGGGAGGAGATTGGTGAAAAGATTTGTGGAGACGCTCTGGGAGAGCATCATCTGAAAAGTGTTGGTCTGGAAAAGCCTCAAGGCGGTGAGTTGGAAAAGAGAATTGAGGGCATTAAAATTTATTCGCCTGATTTAGAGACGGTCTTCAATATTCACCATGAGGATTTTGTTGGTTACTTGCTGAATCGGCGCCTTTTTGGGCAGTGGTTGTTGAAGAAAGCTTTGGATGAAGGTGCTGTTCTTTTGGATTCAACGCTGTGTTTGGAGCCAGTTATTGAGAAGAGTTTTGTAACTGGAGTTATGGTTAAGGATGTAAAGGCATGTAGGAATCTTCAATTAAAGAGCAAAGTTGTTGTGGACGCTAGTGGTTTTCCAGCAGTAATTAGACGGAAGCTTCCCGAGGCTATGAAAATAGAGACTGAAATTGCAAACGAGGATGTCGAGGCTTGTTATCGTGAAATTAGACAGCTCAAACAAGAAACCAAGAACACAGACTACTGCGAAATTTATCTAAACCAGAAGATAACACCCGGCGGTTACACATGGATTTTTCCAAAAGGCGGAGCAAAAGTCAATGTTGGCTTAGGAGTTTGCATGCATGGCAATTTTCCAAACCCAAAAAACCAACTTTACAAGCACATCCTAACAAAACCTCTTTTTGAAGGCTCGCTGCTTCTTACTGGCGGCGCTTGGTATGACCCCACACGCAGACCCTTAGATAACATGGTTGGAAACGGAATTGCAATTCTAGGCGACGCAGCGTGCCTAGTAAATCCGATACATGGTGGCGGAATCGGGCCGTCTATGCTGAGCGGCTATCTTGCTGGAAAGACAATAGCTGAAGCTTTAGAAAAGGGAGATGCAAGTCAAGAATCATTGTGGTCTTACAACTGTAAGTATATGGAAATGTACGGGACGAAACAAGCCGGGCTGGATGCTTTTCGCATGTTGCTTTTGACATGCCGCGACGAAGACTTGAGTTATGGAATGAAATATAGACTCTTGACTGAAGAAGATGTCTTAAAGGCTGGCTTAGGCGAAGAGTTCCATTTGAACATAACAGAAACTGCCAAACGAGTTTTCAAAGGCTTAAAAAGAATACGATTTCTGAACAAGCTCAGAATTACTGCCAACTTAATGAAGCAAATAAAAGCTCACTACAAAAACTATCCAGAAGCTCCGGAAAACTTTGAAAAATGGCAAAGAAAAACAGAGGCTTTATTCAAGGAAGCAAGAGCAAAACTTGTTGAATGA
- a CDS encoding RsmB/NOP family class I SAM-dependent RNA methyltransferase: MSGKEFFVSRYEMLGWRFRDVEPKQAIRVNKMNIAEEELVKRLQASGIELEKISFLNDGYWICKSKFSVGATPEYLLGLYSIQEAAAQIPATLFTDLKNKIVLDACAAPGGKTVQLADLMHNTGVIVALDVDKCRLTALSNHLERCNVHNTVVYKMDARQASRLNMKFDRILLDVSCSGNFSTDKDWFKRRTIKDVERNAKLQREMLAEAAKILKNDGELVYATCSLEPEENELNINWAIETLNLQTEKINCYGEEAPTNIFNKQLDASIRNCKRIWPEQTQGFFVCKLKRRNKL, from the coding sequence ATGTCTGGCAAGGAGTTTTTTGTTAGCCGCTATGAAATGCTCGGTTGGAGATTTAGAGACGTGGAGCCTAAACAAGCAATCAGAGTAAACAAAATGAATATTGCTGAGGAAGAGCTTGTTAAAAGGCTGCAAGCTTCGGGAATAGAGCTTGAGAAGATTTCTTTTCTTAACGATGGCTATTGGATTTGTAAATCAAAATTTTCAGTTGGAGCGACTCCCGAATACCTTTTAGGCTTGTACTCAATACAAGAAGCAGCAGCTCAAATTCCAGCCACATTATTTACAGATTTAAAAAATAAGATTGTTTTAGACGCTTGCGCGGCTCCAGGCGGAAAAACTGTTCAACTAGCTGATTTAATGCATAACACCGGCGTAATAGTAGCTTTGGACGTGGACAAGTGCAGATTGACAGCATTATCTAACCATCTAGAAAGATGCAATGTGCACAACACTGTTGTCTATAAGATGGACGCAAGACAAGCTTCAAGGCTTAACATGAAATTTGACAGGATACTCTTGGATGTTTCATGCTCAGGAAACTTCTCCACCGACAAGGACTGGTTCAAGCGAAGAACAATCAAAGATGTGGAGAGAAACGCTAAACTTCAGAGAGAAATGTTAGCCGAAGCAGCTAAAATTCTTAAAAACGATGGCGAACTGGTTTACGCGACATGCTCGCTGGAACCAGAAGAAAACGAACTAAACATCAACTGGGCAATAGAAACGCTAAACCTCCAAACCGAAAAAATCAACTGCTACGGCGAAGAAGCACCAACCAACATTTTCAATAAACAACTAGACGCTTCTATAAGAAATTGTAAGAGAATATGGCCTGAACAAACGCAAGGGTTCTTCGTTTGTAAACTGAAAAGGCGTAATAAACTGTGA
- a CDS encoding VOC family protein: MKFTYTGIRVRDLKRSIDFYTKTMGMKEIQRGKMRAGGMFVQLKSKGPQQILELNYYPHRTKYYEDI, from the coding sequence ATGAAGTTTACTTACACAGGTATTCGAGTTAGGGATCTAAAGCGTTCTATTGACTTCTATACCAAAACAATGGGTATGAAAGAAATCCAGAGAGGGAAAATGCGGGCAGGTGGCATGTTTGTGCAATTGAAAAGTAAGGGGCCACAGCAAATCTTAGAACTAAACTATTATCCACATAGAACGAAATATTACGAAGATATATAG